Proteins encoded by one window of Deinococcus ruber:
- a CDS encoding NAD(P)/FAD-dependent oxidoreductase — protein sequence MKQHVLVIGAGIIGACIALELTRQQYRVTLLEAEQPASGITRWCPGGVRQQWGSDLNTVLVRDSLPFFEQIAELDPALHFERCGYVFLGYSDAGEQYARQLVERQQRLGVDAQLIGEATMRELCPQIVVDGLRAASYGPDDGFVNDPVRLTRAVVAAAQDGGAQLIHGRAETLLRNGEQIIGVQTASGAVMADVTVLAAGHGAQELAASVELDLPLHAEERRLHYLDGALAGYCRPFLASQDNRWAGKQLGDAFYMSYLGELPPDDEAFKALTFRQGSRVLRGLEQLRSTHVVHGYYSSTPDFQAIVDVPRSHPGLVLSVGFNGNGFMMAPANARLVRSLIDGEAPFYDAAEYQLERFGQQMHIETAVI from the coding sequence ATGAAACAACACGTCCTGGTGATCGGGGCCGGTATTATCGGAGCCTGCATCGCCCTCGAACTGACCCGCCAGCAGTACCGCGTGACGCTGCTGGAAGCCGAGCAACCCGCCAGCGGCATCACCCGCTGGTGCCCCGGCGGTGTGCGCCAGCAGTGGGGCAGCGACCTGAATACCGTTCTGGTCCGTGACAGCCTGCCTTTTTTCGAGCAGATTGCTGAACTCGACCCCGCGCTGCATTTCGAGCGTTGCGGATACGTCTTTTTAGGCTACAGCGACGCCGGGGAACAGTACGCGCGGCAACTGGTCGAGCGCCAGCAGCGCCTGGGAGTGGACGCACAGCTGATCGGTGAGGCGACCATGCGCGAACTGTGCCCGCAGATTGTCGTCGATGGCCTGCGGGCAGCCAGCTACGGGCCAGACGACGGCTTTGTCAATGATCCGGTGCGTCTAACCCGCGCCGTGGTGGCAGCCGCTCAGGACGGCGGAGCGCAGCTGATTCACGGACGCGCCGAAACGCTCCTGAGGAACGGTGAACAGATTATCGGCGTTCAGACGGCTTCCGGTGCGGTCATGGCCGACGTGACGGTGCTGGCAGCTGGACACGGCGCACAGGAGCTTGCCGCCAGCGTCGAGCTTGATCTGCCGCTGCATGCCGAGGAGCGCCGACTGCACTATCTGGACGGCGCACTGGCGGGCTATTGCCGTCCGTTTCTGGCCTCGCAGGATAACCGCTGGGCCGGAAAGCAGCTCGGTGACGCGTTTTATATGAGCTATCTGGGTGAGCTGCCGCCCGATGACGAGGCGTTCAAGGCGCTGACCTTCAGGCAGGGGTCGCGGGTGTTGCGCGGGCTGGAGCAGCTTCGCAGCACCCACGTCGTGCACGGCTATTACAGCTCGACGCCAGACTTTCAGGCCATCGTGGACGTGCCCCGCAGCCATCCCGGCCTGGTGCTGAGCGTCGGTTTCAACGGCAACGGTTTCATGATGGCCCCGGCTAACGCCCGTCTGGTGCGGTCGCTGATAGACGGAGAGGCTCCTTTTTACGACGCTGCCGAGTACCAGCTTGAGCGTTTCGGGCAGCAGATGCACATCGAAACGGCGGTGATCTGA
- a CDS encoding DUF3830 family protein, whose amino-acid sequence MLVFEFASAELHARLDTELAPATCAALTEALRTPVTVRVRHAMFTGPEMSMQLPAAQHSALLAVPPEAAIIMPTEGQVLFTPLAAHVWPGSREAILDIGIYYGPYGRTFFPSGWLAGNAFARIIPEHHQQMKELGRSLIEHGAQDVTLRIA is encoded by the coding sequence ATGCTGGTATTCGAGTTTGCCAGCGCTGAACTGCACGCCCGGCTCGACACAGAACTTGCTCCGGCCACCTGCGCCGCCCTCACCGAGGCGCTCAGGACACCGGTCACAGTGCGGGTCAGACACGCCATGTTTACCGGCCCGGAAATGTCGATGCAGTTGCCGGCAGCCCAGCACTCGGCGCTGCTGGCTGTGCCGCCGGAAGCGGCGATCATCATGCCGACAGAAGGCCAGGTGCTCTTCACGCCGCTGGCCGCCCACGTCTGGCCGGGGAGCCGCGAGGCGATTCTGGATATCGGTATTTATTACGGGCCGTATGGCCGCACCTTTTTTCCGAGCGGCTGGCTGGCCGGGAACGCCTTTGCCCGCATCATCCCCGAGCATCATCAGCAGATGAAAGAACTGGGGCGGTCATTGATCGAACACGGAGCACAGGACGTGACCCTGCGGATTGCCTGA
- a CDS encoding thiamine pyrophosphate-binding protein, with product MTTVAEAVGHILARLGVGHAFGVVGSGNFHLTNALRRGGVPFTAARHEGGAATMADAYARMSGHLAVLTTHQGCGLTNAVTGLTEAAKSRTPLLVLTADTQASAVRSNFRIDQDALARSIGAVAERVHSPASVVADTVRAYRTAVHERRTVVFSVPLDIQAAAAPAFQDADLTLPPAQPIRPDAAAALALTELLSAAQRPVFVAGRGARGARTELAALAQACGALLATSAVAHGLFADEPFNLGISGGFSSPLSASLIRDADLIVAWGCTLNMWTMRHGQLIGPATRVVQVDVEDAALGSNRPITLGVRGDSAQTAADVLSLWNARPSAPQTRYRSAQVAEAIAQHSRWRDTPTTDLSTGERIDPRVLSRALDDLLPAERTVSIDSGNFMGYPSTYLSVPDEFGFCFTQAFQSIGLGLATAIGAALAQPTRLPVLGSGDGGFLMAISELETAVRLRLPLVCIVYNDAAYGAEVHHFEGEDHTAVQFPDTDLAALARGFGAGGVTVRTLDDLGAVQDWLAAPQHRPLVIDAKIASDGGAWWLHEAFKGH from the coding sequence ATGACGACGGTGGCCGAGGCGGTGGGCCACATCCTGGCGCGGCTGGGAGTAGGCCACGCCTTCGGGGTTGTCGGAAGCGGCAATTTTCACCTGACCAACGCTCTGCGGCGCGGAGGTGTGCCTTTTACGGCGGCCCGGCATGAAGGGGGCGCGGCCACGATGGCCGACGCTTACGCCCGCATGTCGGGTCATCTCGCTGTTCTCACCACACATCAGGGCTGCGGCCTGACCAATGCGGTCACGGGGCTGACCGAGGCGGCCAAGAGCCGCACACCCCTGCTGGTGCTGACGGCAGACACCCAGGCTTCGGCGGTGCGCTCCAATTTCCGCATCGATCAGGACGCTCTGGCCCGCAGCATCGGCGCGGTGGCCGAACGCGTCCACTCACCGGCCAGCGTGGTGGCCGATACCGTCCGTGCCTACCGCACTGCCGTCCACGAGCGGCGTACCGTGGTGTTCTCGGTGCCGCTGGACATCCAGGCTGCCGCCGCGCCCGCGTTCCAGGACGCCGATCTGACGCTGCCACCCGCCCAGCCGATCCGGCCCGACGCTGCCGCTGCGCTGGCCCTCACCGAGCTGCTCAGCGCTGCTCAGCGTCCGGTGTTCGTGGCGGGGCGCGGCGCGAGAGGTGCCCGGACAGAGCTGGCAGCGCTGGCCCAGGCGTGCGGGGCACTGCTGGCGACTTCGGCGGTGGCGCACGGTCTGTTCGCCGATGAGCCGTTCAATCTCGGGATTTCCGGCGGATTTTCCTCGCCGCTGAGTGCCTCGCTCATTCGGGACGCCGATCTGATCGTGGCCTGGGGCTGCACGCTCAACATGTGGACCATGCGCCACGGGCAACTGATCGGTCCCGCCACCAGGGTCGTGCAGGTCGATGTGGAAGACGCCGCACTCGGAAGCAACCGCCCCATCACACTCGGGGTGCGTGGTGACAGCGCCCAGACCGCCGCCGACGTGCTGAGCCTGTGGAACGCCCGGCCCTCCGCCCCACAGACCAGATACCGCTCGGCGCAGGTTGCCGAGGCGATTGCCCAGCACTCGCGCTGGCGCGATACCCCCACCACCGACCTCTCGACCGGAGAGCGGATCGATCCAAGAGTGCTGAGCCGCGCCCTGGACGACCTGCTGCCCGCCGAGCGCACCGTGTCGATTGACTCGGGCAATTTCATGGGCTATCCCAGCACGTACCTGTCGGTGCCGGATGAATTCGGCTTCTGCTTTACCCAGGCGTTCCAGAGTATCGGCCTGGGGCTGGCGACGGCGATTGGCGCGGCGCTCGCGCAGCCAACCCGCTTGCCTGTGCTGGGCAGCGGCGACGGCGGCTTTCTGATGGCGATCAGCGAGCTGGAAACGGCGGTGCGGCTGAGGTTGCCGCTGGTCTGTATCGTCTACAACGACGCTGCATATGGGGCAGAAGTCCACCATTTCGAAGGAGAAGACCACACCGCCGTGCAGTTTCCCGACACCGATCTCGCTGCGCTTGCACGCGGCTTCGGAGCGGGCGGTGTGACGGTTCGGACGCTGGACGACCTCGGCGCTGTGCAGGACTGGCTCGCCGCCCCGCAGCACCGCCCGCTGGTCATCGACGCCAAAATCGCTTCCGACGGCGGAGCGTGGTGGCTGCACGAAGCGTTTAAAGGCCACTGA
- a CDS encoding cyclase family protein, producing the protein MTTLQDVVADLSSGRLQIIDLSAPLSEQTPVLQLPAPFANTATFQMQTISAFDAAGPAWAWSNITLGEHTGTHLDAPIHWITGREGKAVHQIEPARLIGPAVVIDLSAEAAANPDVLLEPAHLEAWEAEHGPLPQNCWVLLRTGWSERNTDSQRFLNADENGPHTPGPSVACAQWLAEHPAVCGFGVETVGIDAGAAGGFEPSFPAHHYLLGNDRYGLTSLINLDRLPASGAVLVVAPLPIVGGTGSPARVYALVEALVEGA; encoded by the coding sequence ATGACTACACTGCAAGATGTTGTGGCTGATCTGTCCAGTGGCCGCCTTCAGATCATCGACCTGTCTGCGCCGCTGAGTGAACAGACGCCAGTGCTGCAACTGCCCGCGCCGTTTGCCAACACTGCCACCTTTCAGATGCAGACCATCAGCGCCTTCGATGCAGCGGGACCCGCCTGGGCCTGGAGCAACATCACGCTGGGCGAACATACCGGCACGCATCTTGACGCGCCGATTCACTGGATTACCGGAAGAGAAGGAAAAGCGGTTCATCAGATCGAGCCGGCTCGCCTGATCGGGCCAGCGGTCGTGATCGACCTGAGCGCCGAGGCCGCCGCCAATCCCGACGTGCTGCTTGAACCAGCGCACCTGGAGGCCTGGGAAGCTGAACACGGCCCGCTGCCGCAGAACTGCTGGGTGCTGCTGCGAACTGGCTGGAGCGAGCGCAACACGGATTCTCAGCGGTTCCTGAATGCCGACGAGAATGGCCCGCACACCCCCGGCCCCTCGGTAGCGTGTGCCCAGTGGCTGGCCGAGCATCCGGCTGTCTGCGGCTTCGGGGTCGAGACGGTGGGCATCGACGCTGGCGCGGCGGGCGGCTTTGAACCGTCATTTCCAGCCCACCACTATCTGCTGGGAAATGACCGTTACGGCCTCACTTCGCTGATCAATCTGGACCGGTTGCCCGCTTCCGGCGCAGTGCTGGTGGTCGCGCCGCTGCCGATTGTGGGCGGCACCGGCAGCCCGGCGCGGGTCTATGCCCTCGTCGAGGCTCTTGTTGAGGGCGCATGA
- a CDS encoding glutathione-independent formaldehyde dehydrogenase, whose translation MKAVVYNGPHDVAVKNVPDAQIQRPTDVLVRITSTNICGSDLHMYEGRTDFEKGSIFGHENFGEVIEIGEAVDRVKVGDLVVLPFNIGCGFCKNCERGLSAFCLTTANPGMAGAAYGFADMGPYPGGQAELLRVPYGDYNCLLLPPDAREKEADYVMVADIFPTGWHATRLAGLCPGESIVIYGAGPVGLMAAYSAMIQGACMVMVVDHHADRLRLAESIGAIAIDDSQVNPVDQVMALTNGIGADRGCECVGYQCHDHHGKEIPGLTMNNLVNSVKFTGGIGVVGVFVPQDPGGPTKLAKEGEIPFDWGLLWFRGQHVGTGQCNVKAYNRQLRDLISVGRATPSFIVSHHLPLDEAPDAYKNFDERNDGWTKVILHPG comes from the coding sequence ATGAAAGCGGTCGTGTATAACGGTCCCCACGATGTGGCCGTGAAGAACGTTCCCGATGCCCAGATTCAGCGCCCCACCGATGTCCTGGTCAGAATCACCAGCACCAACATCTGTGGCAGCGACCTGCACATGTATGAAGGCCGCACCGATTTCGAGAAGGGCAGCATCTTCGGACACGAGAATTTCGGTGAAGTGATCGAGATCGGCGAGGCCGTCGACCGCGTCAAGGTCGGAGACCTGGTGGTCTTGCCCTTCAACATCGGCTGCGGCTTCTGCAAGAACTGCGAGAGAGGCCTGAGCGCCTTCTGCCTCACGACCGCCAACCCTGGCATGGCGGGTGCGGCCTACGGCTTTGCCGACATGGGACCGTATCCGGGCGGTCAGGCCGAACTGCTGCGCGTGCCCTACGGCGACTATAACTGCCTGCTGCTTCCGCCGGACGCCCGAGAGAAAGAAGCGGATTATGTGATGGTGGCCGACATCTTCCCGACCGGCTGGCACGCCACCCGGCTGGCAGGGCTGTGCCCCGGCGAGTCGATCGTGATCTACGGGGCAGGGCCGGTGGGATTGATGGCGGCCTACTCTGCCATGATTCAGGGTGCCTGCATGGTGATGGTGGTCGATCACCACGCCGACCGACTGCGGCTTGCCGAAAGCATCGGGGCCATCGCCATCGACGACTCGCAGGTGAACCCGGTCGATCAGGTGATGGCGCTGACCAACGGCATCGGGGCAGACCGAGGCTGCGAGTGCGTGGGCTACCAGTGCCACGACCATCACGGCAAGGAAATTCCCGGGTTGACCATGAACAACCTGGTAAATTCGGTGAAGTTTACCGGGGGAATCGGGGTGGTGGGCGTCTTCGTGCCGCAGGACCCGGGCGGCCCCACCAAGCTCGCCAAAGAGGGCGAGATTCCCTTCGACTGGGGACTGCTGTGGTTCCGTGGGCAGCATGTGGGCACCGGGCAGTGCAACGTCAAGGCCTACAACCGCCAGTTGCGCGACCTGATCTCGGTGGGCCGGGCCACCCCGTCTTTCATCGTGTCGCACCATCTGCCGCTGGACGAAGCGCCCGACGCCTACAAGAACTTCGACGAGCGCAACGACGGCTGGACCAAGGTCATCCTCCACCCCGGCTGA
- a CDS encoding SRPBCC family protein, translated as MTVSRFTRALGWYSVVLGATELLASKPLAEALGVPDHTHRIRMFGARELAHAALVFTQPTAGVWSRVLGDVMDLASLGAALKPENPARARVAAALGLVTATTVADTMCALSLTGGGAQNSVSTQIAVSDASQRAHPLLRLAPAALLIVVGAALYAMRGSSAPLPQNVAQRRARAAAPGIEVERAITITRPVAEVYAFWRDFENLARFMSHLESVHVEGGGRSHWVAKGPAGSRVEWDALLIEEEPERRLAWRSVDSSQIMNEGSVDFASAPADRGTEVRVRLTYHPPAGNLGAAFARLFGEEPSQQVDEDLRHLKRLLETGDEPTNEGQPSGRKSPITRALARMYDNRRTA; from the coding sequence ATGACCGTCTCTCGATTCACGCGGGCGTTGGGCTGGTACAGTGTCGTCCTCGGTGCCACGGAACTTCTCGCAAGCAAACCGCTGGCAGAAGCGTTAGGGGTGCCGGACCACACACACCGAATCCGCATGTTCGGTGCTCGGGAACTCGCCCATGCCGCGCTGGTCTTTACCCAGCCGACCGCCGGGGTGTGGTCGCGGGTGCTCGGGGATGTGATGGACCTCGCCTCTCTCGGTGCGGCCCTGAAGCCCGAAAATCCGGCGCGTGCCCGAGTCGCGGCGGCGCTGGGCCTCGTGACAGCCACGACTGTCGCAGACACCATGTGTGCCCTTTCCCTCACCGGAGGAGGCGCACAGAACTCCGTATCCACGCAGATCGCTGTGTCAGACGCTTCCCAGCGGGCACACCCCCTCCTTCGGCTGGCTCCCGCTGCACTGCTCATAGTGGTAGGGGCCGCACTGTACGCGATGCGGGGTTCCAGCGCCCCACTGCCGCAGAACGTCGCGCAACGCCGGGCACGCGCAGCCGCGCCGGGCATTGAGGTCGAGCGTGCCATTACCATCACGCGCCCCGTAGCAGAGGTGTACGCCTTCTGGCGAGACTTCGAGAATCTCGCACGGTTCATGAGCCACCTGGAGAGTGTGCATGTGGAGGGCGGGGGCCGCTCTCACTGGGTAGCGAAGGGTCCTGCCGGAAGCCGCGTGGAGTGGGACGCGCTGCTGATAGAGGAGGAACCCGAGCGGCGTCTGGCGTGGCGCAGTGTAGACAGCAGCCAGATCATGAACGAGGGGAGTGTGGATTTCGCGTCTGCACCCGCTGACCGTGGGACGGAGGTGCGCGTGCGTCTGACGTATCACCCGCCTGCGGGCAATCTGGGTGCGGCGTTTGCACGTCTGTTTGGGGAAGAGCCGTCGCAGCAGGTGGATGAAGACCTGAGACACCTCAAACGCCTGCTGGAAACGGGTGATGAACCCACCAACGAGGGCCAGCCGAGCGGGCGGAAAAGCCCCATCACGCGGGCGCTCGCGCGGATGTACGACAACCGGAGGACGGCATGA